In Desulforhopalus sp., a single window of DNA contains:
- a CDS encoding bacteriohemerythrin, with product MIIEWDTKFELHIPVIDAQHKQIISCLNELERSMKRGVKVGDIADILTRTQHYAVRHFGIEEKYMREANYPGIDKQLLAHKYFAERFTAIYEDFTSKGLTPEVVSSLKQELSGWIKDHVTGLDLAFGAYYKKYLAEIAKTE from the coding sequence ATGATAATAGAATGGGACACCAAGTTCGAGTTACATATCCCGGTCATCGATGCCCAGCACAAACAGATCATCTCCTGCCTGAATGAACTGGAAAGATCCATGAAAAGGGGGGTGAAGGTCGGGGATATTGCAGATATTCTTACCCGTACCCAACATTATGCCGTCCGGCATTTCGGCATTGAGGAAAAATATATGCGGGAAGCAAACTACCCCGGAATCGACAAACAACTCCTTGCCCATAAATACTTTGCCGAGCGCTTCACGGCAATCTATGAAGACTTTACCAGCAAAGGTCTGACGCCGGAGGTGGTAAGCAGCCTGAAACAGGAGTTAAGCGGCTGGATCAAGGATCATGTGACCGGTCTCGACCTGGCCTTTGGGGCGTACTATAAAAAGTATCTTGCTGAAATAGCGAAGACAGAGTGA
- the tgt gene encoding tRNA guanosine(34) transglycosylase Tgt, whose product MTNTTPFTLLGRSTECAARRGEVRTRQGCIQTPVFMPVGTQGTVKAVTPENLLAMKTEIILGNTYHLFIRPGHELVERLGGLHTFMNWPGSILTDSGGFQIFSLKELATITEEGAAFRSHLDGSKLFLSPEDAIHVQQALGSDIMMCLDTCIPYPATRDETIKATDLTTRWAARCRSAHSKRDRLLFGIVQGGMYPELRREHAAALIDIGFDGYAIGGLSVGEDKEHMYAMTEATVPVLPADYPVYLMGVGTPSDLVEGVWRGVDMFDCVMPTRNARNGALFTSRGKLTIKNSRYRDDPRPVDEDCTCYTCRNYSRAYLSHLYHAREILSYHLNTIHNLHYYQNLMAGIRGAIEADCFAGWRKDFYSKLELE is encoded by the coding sequence ATGACAAATACCACACCATTTACCCTGCTGGGCCGTTCCACCGAATGTGCTGCCCGAAGGGGTGAAGTCCGTACCAGGCAGGGATGTATTCAAACGCCTGTATTTATGCCGGTTGGTACCCAGGGTACCGTCAAGGCGGTGACCCCGGAGAACCTTCTGGCAATGAAGACCGAGATCATCCTCGGCAATACCTATCACCTTTTTATTCGTCCGGGCCACGAACTTGTCGAGCGGTTGGGTGGTCTGCACACCTTTATGAACTGGCCGGGATCGATCCTCACCGACAGTGGCGGCTTTCAGATCTTCAGCCTCAAGGAGCTGGCGACGATTACCGAGGAGGGCGCGGCCTTCCGCTCACATCTCGATGGCAGCAAACTCTTCCTCAGCCCGGAGGACGCGATACACGTTCAGCAGGCCCTCGGCTCGGATATCATGATGTGTCTCGACACCTGCATTCCCTATCCGGCAACACGGGACGAGACCATCAAGGCAACCGATTTGACGACACGCTGGGCCGCCCGTTGTCGCAGCGCCCACAGCAAACGGGACCGCCTGCTGTTTGGCATTGTCCAAGGCGGGATGTATCCGGAGTTGCGCCGCGAGCACGCTGCCGCCCTGATCGACATCGGTTTCGACGGTTATGCCATTGGCGGACTGAGTGTCGGGGAAGATAAAGAACATATGTACGCCATGACCGAGGCCACCGTGCCGGTCCTGCCCGCCGACTATCCAGTGTACCTAATGGGCGTGGGCACTCCCTCCGATCTGGTCGAGGGGGTATGGCGCGGGGTGGATATGTTCGACTGCGTCATGCCGACGAGAAACGCCCGAAACGGGGCGCTTTTCACCTCCCGCGGCAAGCTCACCATCAAAAACTCCCGGTATCGCGACGACCCGCGACCGGTCGATGAGGACTGCACCTGCTATACCTGCCGCAACTATTCCCGCGCCTATCTCAGCCATCTTTATCATGCCCGGGAGATTCTCAGCTATCATCTGAACACCATCCATAACCTGCATTACTACCAGAATCTCATGGCCGGAATACGCGGGGCCATCGAGGCCGACTGTTTTGCCGGGTGGCGCAAAGATTTTTATAGCAAGCTGGAACTTGAATGA
- a CDS encoding ATP-binding protein, with product MIGFFFFCYLGYIFLQLGNFSFPLELLTAIVFFAGSLFVYGTIDLSRNTITRLHEVNENLEKIVLGRTAELSEANRLLASSNNKYVKQSQFLGSALNALSHPFYVIDAANYEVIVYNTASGFAGRPVSTCYQLTHNCSQPCAGSDHPCPLQEIKKTGRPAVLEHVHRDAAGEERFVEIHSYPIFDDDGKLIHMIEYVLDITERKQAEAALLKAKQEAELANTFKSEFLANMSHEIRTPMNAILGMTELALAGTLTPQQRYCLETVQSSSELLLTLINDILDLSKIEAGKLELLIRPFKVDQVIAAVIGLLQPGAEEKSLALVVENCTECCSDVLLGDDLRLRQILFNLIGNAIKFTGSGSVTVGCRIREKTEGDALLECSITDTGMGIPEAFKENLFTNFSQLKTSITRSHGGTGLGLAISKRLVEMMGGTIQVESTVGRGTRFTFTARFALGDVAQIPADTTGELTAPVLPPLKILVVDDITPNRVLARLILEQAEHQVDEAETGLSALQRLAENHYDAMLLDIQMPVLDGVQTATIIRRCENGLGLAVTDLEKELAARLVARLAGRHIPVIALTAHAMESDRERCLKAGMDGYISKPFHAEEMLQQLAKVYNTKN from the coding sequence TTGATCGGATTTTTCTTTTTCTGTTATCTCGGCTATATATTCCTGCAACTTGGCAATTTCTCCTTCCCCCTTGAATTGCTTACCGCCATTGTTTTCTTTGCCGGGTCGCTCTTTGTCTATGGCACTATAGACCTTTCCCGCAATACCATCACCCGGCTCCATGAGGTCAATGAAAATCTCGAAAAGATTGTCCTGGGGCGAACCGCCGAGTTGTCGGAGGCAAATCGCCTGCTCGCATCGTCAAATAATAAATACGTCAAGCAAAGCCAGTTTCTCGGAAGCGCTCTGAATGCCCTTTCTCACCCTTTCTATGTCATTGATGCCGCGAACTATGAGGTGATTGTCTATAACACCGCCAGCGGCTTTGCCGGGCGGCCGGTTTCCACCTGCTATCAACTGACCCATAACTGCAGTCAACCCTGTGCCGGATCGGATCATCCCTGCCCCCTGCAGGAAATCAAGAAAACTGGCAGACCTGCGGTCCTTGAACATGTGCATCGCGATGCCGCGGGTGAGGAAAGGTTCGTCGAAATTCACAGTTACCCGATCTTCGACGATGACGGCAAACTCATTCACATGATCGAGTATGTGCTGGATATAACCGAACGGAAGCAGGCGGAGGCGGCCTTGCTCAAGGCCAAGCAGGAGGCGGAGCTTGCCAACACCTTCAAGAGTGAATTCCTTGCCAATATGAGCCATGAGATCCGCACGCCGATGAATGCCATTCTCGGCATGACCGAGTTGGCCCTTGCCGGCACCTTGACCCCGCAACAACGGTATTGTCTGGAAACCGTGCAGAGTTCTTCGGAGTTACTCCTCACCCTCATAAACGATATCCTCGATCTATCAAAAATCGAGGCCGGAAAGCTGGAACTGCTGATACGACCCTTCAAGGTTGATCAGGTCATTGCGGCGGTGATAGGTCTGCTGCAACCGGGAGCGGAGGAGAAAAGCCTTGCCCTTGTTGTCGAAAATTGTACGGAGTGCTGCTCCGATGTCCTTTTGGGTGATGACCTGCGGTTGCGGCAGATTCTCTTCAACCTGATCGGCAACGCTATCAAATTTACCGGGAGCGGTTCGGTGACTGTCGGTTGCCGGATCCGGGAAAAGACCGAAGGTGACGCCCTGCTGGAATGTTCGATAACCGATACCGGAATGGGTATTCCCGAGGCATTTAAAGAAAATCTTTTTACAAATTTCAGTCAGTTGAAGACCTCGATTACCAGGAGTCATGGCGGCACTGGCCTGGGCCTTGCTATCTCGAAAAGACTGGTGGAGATGATGGGCGGGACGATTCAGGTGGAAAGTACCGTCGGCCGCGGCACAAGATTCACCTTTACTGCCCGTTTTGCCCTGGGCGACGTTGCCCAGATTCCCGCGGATACGACAGGGGAATTGACGGCCCCGGTTCTTCCCCCGTTGAAAATTCTCGTCGTTGATGATATTACCCCCAACAGAGTTTTGGCCCGGTTGATTCTTGAACAGGCCGAACATCAGGTCGACGAGGCCGAGACCGGCCTTTCGGCCCTGCAGCGGCTTGCCGAAAACCACTATGATGCGATGCTGCTTGACATTCAGATGCCCGTTCTCGACGGGGTGCAGACGGCGACTATCATCCGCCGCTGTGAAAACGGTCTGGGCCTTGCGGTGACCGATCTGGAGAAGGAACTTGCGGCAAGACTAGTCGCCCGTCTTGCCGGCAGGCATATCCCGGTAATCGCCCTCACCGCCCATGCCATGGAGAGCGACCGGGAGCGCTGTCTCAAGGCGGGCATGGACGGCTATATCAGCAAACCCTTTCACGCCGAAGAGATGTTGCAACAGCTGGCAAAGGTTTATAACACCAAAAATTAA
- the yajC gene encoding preprotein translocase subunit YajC, with the protein MTGIAFAADGAAGAGAAGGMAGLAQFLPLILIFVVFYFLLIRPQQKQAKQHQAFLNDLKKGSKVYTKGGLHGVITGIADNVVSLEIAKDVIVKVSRDGIGGSLAKEGAAPLKTETKSAGG; encoded by the coding sequence ATGACAGGAATAGCTTTTGCGGCCGATGGGGCTGCAGGTGCGGGCGCAGCCGGGGGTATGGCTGGATTGGCGCAGTTTCTCCCGCTCATTCTCATTTTTGTGGTCTTTTATTTCTTGCTTATCAGGCCACAGCAAAAACAGGCCAAACAGCATCAGGCCTTTCTTAACGATTTGAAAAAAGGCAGCAAGGTATATACTAAAGGCGGCCTACACGGGGTTATCACCGGTATCGCCGACAACGTCGTTTCCCTGGAGATCGCCAAGGACGTGATTGTCAAGGTTTCCCGTGATGGCATCGGTGGTTCGTTGGCCAAGGAGGGTGCCGCTCCCCTCAAGACCGAAACCAAAAGTGCCGGAGGTTGA
- a CDS encoding response regulator, which produces MADYDELTGVSVNGIPIEWHLNTGTCTFGAMPAVVMRVDSTLARFMAETQAMMGTERFTLALQSEGRKSIADDWPTITACPNFTEGFQDIAHIYAAAGWGNWQIIAIDYHKKEVLFRVHHSWEGRYQQSLGVNWGCAMLAGKLAGYCSRLFDSNCWAEQLSFTALGDDADTFLVKPSTRTIENELTNLLATGAGATADATTALRKLQEEIQTRAKTEQELRLGHLQLEQRMLEQAGKYSESERKYRDLVEGTNDLVAQLDPRGRLTFLNRAAQKILTLAPAEYSGLSIFRFIHPDDHKRVLAWWRQCLADKADRTVIELRQVNIKTGNVLNLQWSTSFQYDAAGKLTGIGVIGRDVSDIRRAEQERESLAIQLRRRHKMEAIGTLAGGIAHDFNNILAAVLGYADMALADIPVWSPARRQIQEVLKAGNRAKDLVKQILAFSRKEEQHRQPINLNALIVEAVVFLRATIPTTIDIMLDLAPGCGNIQGDQTQIHQVLMNLCTNASQAMENQGGTLTIALREVQLFDEDLDPAGNLKPGKFVLLTISDTGSGIPEKYLERIFDPYFTTKEFGKGSGMGLAVAHGIVKSHDGMIRVTNKPGEGAAFSLFFPRIDAVAEKTEETDAEHQTGNERILVVDDDPSIAKMLEIVLSRHGYSVHSITSSTKALEVFRSDPGAFDLVLTDMTMPELTGDNLAEEIRRIRPDVPIILCTGYSRQIDDNQARAMGIRAFLMKPVDLRELAATVRRLIDES; this is translated from the coding sequence ATGGCCGACTATGACGAACTGACTGGAGTTTCGGTCAACGGAATCCCCATCGAATGGCACCTCAACACGGGGACCTGCACTTTCGGGGCAATGCCGGCCGTTGTCATGCGGGTAGACTCAACCCTTGCCAGGTTCATGGCCGAAACCCAGGCCATGATGGGTACGGAGCGTTTTACCCTGGCCCTGCAAAGCGAGGGGCGAAAAAGCATTGCCGACGACTGGCCGACAATCACCGCCTGCCCGAATTTTACCGAGGGGTTTCAAGATATTGCCCACATTTACGCGGCAGCGGGCTGGGGCAACTGGCAGATCATTGCCATCGATTACCACAAGAAAGAAGTCTTGTTCCGTGTGCACCACAGCTGGGAAGGCCGCTACCAGCAATCCCTCGGCGTCAACTGGGGCTGCGCCATGCTGGCGGGGAAACTGGCCGGCTACTGCTCCCGGCTGTTCGACAGCAACTGCTGGGCCGAACAGCTCTCCTTCACCGCTCTCGGCGACGATGCCGACACCTTTCTTGTCAAACCGTCCACCAGAACCATCGAAAATGAGCTTACCAATCTCCTGGCTACAGGCGCCGGAGCAACTGCGGACGCAACGACCGCCCTCAGAAAACTCCAGGAAGAAATCCAAACGCGTGCCAAGACGGAACAGGAACTACGCCTGGGCCACCTGCAGCTCGAACAACGGATGCTGGAGCAGGCGGGCAAGTATAGTGAAAGTGAGAGAAAATACCGCGATCTGGTGGAGGGCACCAACGACCTTGTCGCCCAGCTTGACCCCCGGGGGCGACTGACATTTTTAAACCGGGCGGCGCAGAAGATCCTAACCCTGGCCCCTGCCGAGTATTCCGGACTATCAATTTTCCGCTTCATTCACCCGGACGACCACAAAAGGGTGCTGGCCTGGTGGCGGCAATGCCTTGCCGACAAGGCCGATAGAACGGTTATTGAACTGCGCCAGGTCAATATCAAGACCGGCAATGTTCTCAACCTGCAATGGTCGACGTCTTTCCAGTACGATGCAGCGGGAAAACTAACCGGCATCGGCGTTATCGGCAGAGATGTCTCGGATATACGCCGCGCCGAACAGGAACGGGAAAGTCTGGCCATTCAGCTCCGGCGGCGACACAAGATGGAGGCTATCGGCACCCTGGCCGGCGGTATTGCCCACGACTTCAACAACATCCTGGCGGCGGTGCTTGGTTATGCCGACATGGCCCTCGCCGATATTCCGGTGTGGAGCCCGGCGAGAAGACAGATCCAGGAGGTATTAAAGGCCGGTAATCGTGCCAAGGATCTGGTCAAACAGATTCTGGCCTTCAGCCGCAAGGAGGAACAACATCGCCAACCGATCAACCTCAACGCCCTGATCGTCGAGGCGGTGGTCTTTTTACGGGCGACCATTCCCACCACGATCGACATCATGCTCGATCTCGCCCCGGGCTGCGGCAATATTCAAGGCGACCAGACCCAGATCCACCAAGTGCTGATGAATCTCTGCACCAACGCCAGCCAGGCCATGGAGAACCAGGGGGGGACCCTGACCATAGCACTCCGCGAGGTACAGCTTTTTGACGAGGATCTTGACCCGGCCGGCAACCTGAAACCGGGAAAATTCGTACTTCTCACCATCAGCGACACCGGTAGCGGCATTCCGGAGAAATATCTCGAACGGATCTTTGACCCGTATTTCACCACCAAGGAATTCGGCAAGGGTTCCGGTATGGGACTGGCGGTTGCCCACGGCATCGTCAAGAGCCATGACGGCATGATCAGGGTCACCAATAAGCCCGGAGAAGGCGCAGCCTTTTCTCTTTTCTTCCCGCGTATCGACGCCGTCGCCGAAAAAACCGAGGAGACAGATGCTGAACACCAGACCGGTAATGAGCGCATCCTAGTGGTCGACGATGACCCGAGTATAGCCAAGATGCTGGAAATCGTCCTCAGCCGCCACGGCTACAGCGTACATTCGATTACCAGCAGCACCAAAGCCCTGGAGGTCTTCCGGTCGGACCCAGGGGCCTTCGACCTCGTCCTCACCGACATGACCATGCCCGAGTTGACCGGCGACAACCTGGCTGAAGAAATCCGCCGGATCCGTCCCGACGTGCCGATTATCCTCTGCACCGGCTATAGCAGGCAGATTGATGATAACCAGGCCAGGGCCATGGGAATCAGGGCATTTCTTATGAAACCGGTGGACCTCAGAGAACTGGCGGCGACTGTACGCCGGCTTATCGACGAAAGCTAA
- a CDS encoding efflux RND transporter periplasmic adaptor subunit — protein MPTLSAICAVKPSYGINVKRILLLIVFLLLAGGFFAYRYLHKEKPLAVSVKEAEVGLVEATVANTRAGSVKARWRARLAPAVGGRIATLNVHKGDEVEAGQVLVSLWNKDLTAELELAESLAKVAEAAANEACLLAEYAGRQAARQTELKKNRSTSESAYDEAIATASSKKAACRAAQAQRGASLARIKAAEAMVERTIITAPFAGIVGEVNGEIGEFITPSPPGIATLPVVDLINMQSLYVAAPIDEIDAAQIRPGMEARISLDAYPQKVFKGKTRSVSPYVLEQAKQARTVEVEVDFEEMAQGANLLVGYSADVEIVLQARPGVVRIATEALHKDGHVYVVDPSTNRLQYRQAKVGLGNWQFTEIAEGVRPGDKVVTTIDRQGLADGVVAVIDKKEDPKTKK, from the coding sequence ATGCCGACGCTGTCGGCAATATGCGCAGTCAAACCATCATACGGTATCAACGTGAAACGCATCCTGTTACTGATCGTATTCCTGTTACTGGCCGGCGGCTTTTTCGCCTACCGGTATCTGCATAAAGAAAAACCCCTGGCCGTTTCGGTTAAAGAGGCGGAAGTAGGTCTTGTCGAGGCGACGGTGGCCAACACCCGTGCCGGTTCTGTCAAGGCCCGGTGGCGGGCGCGACTGGCGCCGGCGGTCGGTGGGCGGATCGCCACCCTGAATGTCCATAAGGGTGATGAGGTGGAGGCCGGGCAGGTTCTGGTATCGTTGTGGAACAAGGATCTTACGGCAGAACTGGAACTCGCCGAAAGTCTGGCGAAGGTCGCCGAGGCCGCCGCCAATGAGGCCTGCCTCCTTGCCGAGTATGCCGGGCGGCAAGCGGCACGGCAGACAGAGCTGAAAAAAAATCGTTCGACTTCGGAGTCCGCGTATGATGAGGCCATTGCTACCGCCTCCTCAAAAAAGGCCGCCTGTCGCGCCGCCCAGGCACAGCGGGGAGCCAGCCTGGCGAGGATTAAAGCGGCGGAGGCGATGGTCGAGCGGACGATTATTACCGCGCCTTTTGCCGGGATTGTCGGTGAGGTCAATGGCGAGATAGGTGAATTCATCACCCCATCACCACCGGGGATCGCTACCCTGCCGGTGGTCGATCTTATCAATATGCAGTCGCTGTATGTGGCAGCACCGATCGACGAGATCGATGCCGCCCAGATCCGTCCGGGAATGGAGGCGCGGATCAGCCTTGACGCCTATCCGCAAAAGGTCTTCAAAGGCAAGACCCGGTCGGTGTCACCCTACGTCCTCGAGCAGGCGAAACAGGCACGTACCGTGGAAGTCGAGGTCGATTTTGAGGAGATGGCCCAGGGCGCGAATCTTTTGGTCGGCTACAGCGCCGACGTTGAGATTGTTCTCCAGGCGCGTCCCGGGGTGGTGCGCATTGCCACCGAGGCGCTGCACAAGGATGGTCATGTCTATGTTGTCGATCCATCAACCAATCGTCTCCAGTATCGTCAGGCCAAGGTTGGCCTCGGTAACTGGCAGTTCACCGAGATTGCTGAGGGGGTGCGGCCAGGTGATAAGGTGGTGACGACCATCGACCGGCAGGGGCTGGCGGATGGGGTTGTGGCTGTAATCGACAAGAAAGAGGACCCGAAGACCAAAAAATAA
- a CDS encoding flavin reductase family protein encodes MTKELFKGSILFGPVPAVLVTTVDTAGRPNVFTVGWTGVACSHPPMVTIAVRKERLSYENIQATGEFVINLTTRQMLKMTDFCGCRSGRKVDKIKHFGLELDPGVDVAVPSLVISPVALECRVKSVTELGSHDLFIAEVLRNKVDERLIDEDGKIRLGEAGLLAYCHGEYFSLGHKPLGTFGHSVASRAVRLAKQRKKTSVDKPPKK; translated from the coding sequence TTGACGAAAGAGCTTTTTAAGGGATCGATCCTCTTTGGCCCGGTGCCGGCGGTGCTGGTGACGACGGTCGATACCGCCGGCCGGCCGAATGTCTTTACGGTCGGCTGGACAGGGGTGGCCTGTTCCCATCCGCCGATGGTGACCATCGCCGTCCGTAAGGAGCGATTGTCCTATGAAAATATTCAGGCAACCGGTGAATTCGTTATTAATCTAACGACCAGGCAGATGCTTAAAATGACCGATTTCTGCGGCTGCCGCTCTGGCCGCAAGGTCGACAAGATCAAGCACTTCGGTCTAGAGCTTGATCCGGGCGTCGATGTCGCCGTGCCGTCTCTGGTCATCAGCCCGGTTGCCTTGGAGTGCCGGGTCAAGTCGGTTACTGAACTGGGCTCGCACGACCTTTTTATTGCCGAGGTGCTCCGTAACAAGGTGGATGAGAGGCTCATCGACGAAGACGGCAAGATTCGTCTTGGCGAGGCCGGGCTCCTTGCCTACTGCCATGGTGAATATTTTTCCCTTGGCCATAAGCCTCTGGGTACCTTTGGCCATTCCGTCGCCAGCCGGGCTGTCCGGCTGGCGAAACAGCGTAAGAAAACCTCTGTTGATAAGCCACCGAAAAAGTGA
- the rnhA gene encoding ribonuclease HI, producing MKTKFYAVAAGRRCGIFTDWPSAEAEVKGFAGARYKSFASRQDAEAWLDNPVYQKKAPAKDNHRPVTAQEGQRPGAIVVFTDGGCINNPGPGGYGVVILANGQRQELSSGYRLTTNNRMESMAAIVALEHLQGCGTAIDLYSDSSYLVNGVVKGWAKKWQGNGWRKADGGTVLNVDLWQRLLALIDKLDVRFHWVKGHDGNEGNEQCDRLAVAAANQAGLPVDPGYPAAGGLGKGEEP from the coding sequence TTGAAAACAAAATTTTATGCGGTGGCTGCCGGCCGGCGCTGCGGAATCTTCACCGATTGGCCGTCTGCCGAGGCAGAGGTCAAGGGTTTTGCCGGCGCCAGATACAAGAGTTTTGCCAGCCGGCAGGATGCGGAGGCGTGGCTTGATAACCCCGTTTATCAAAAGAAAGCGCCTGCCAAGGATAATCACAGACCGGTAACCGCCCAGGAGGGGCAAAGGCCGGGGGCCATTGTGGTTTTCACCGACGGTGGCTGCATAAATAATCCCGGACCCGGCGGCTACGGGGTAGTCATCCTGGCAAACGGTCAGCGGCAGGAGCTGAGCAGCGGCTACCGGCTGACCACCAACAACCGCATGGAGAGCATGGCCGCAATCGTTGCCCTGGAGCATCTGCAGGGCTGCGGAACGGCGATTGATCTCTATTCCGACTCCAGCTATCTGGTGAACGGCGTGGTGAAGGGCTGGGCGAAGAAATGGCAGGGCAACGGCTGGCGCAAGGCCGATGGCGGAACGGTACTCAATGTCGATCTGTGGCAGCGGCTTCTGGCGCTCATCGACAAACTCGATGTCCGTTTTCACTGGGTGAAAGGTCATGACGGTAATGAGGGCAATGAGCAATGCGACCGATTGGCGGTGGCGGCGGCCAATCAGGCAGGTCTGCCGGTTGATCCCGGCTATCCTGCGGCCGGCGGTTTGGGGAAAGGAGAGGAGCCTTGA
- a CDS encoding CBS domain-containing protein, with amino-acid sequence MAETLKVRQAVKRKFPVIDMEDSLEMAIQLMAETNVSVLAVKVASELVGLVTVWDVLNGLAHDYDRQATKISTFMTKCEFHTDKSTKNACIQLDENEELFSAIKVMYEAGVNHLLVTGERGKPVGIVSSLELIKLAAASSSLP; translated from the coding sequence ATGGCAGAGACTCTCAAGGTCAGACAGGCGGTGAAAAGGAAGTTCCCGGTAATCGACATGGAAGACAGTCTGGAGATGGCTATCCAGCTCATGGCAGAGACCAACGTCTCGGTGCTTGCCGTCAAGGTTGCTTCGGAACTGGTCGGCCTGGTCACTGTTTGGGATGTTTTGAATGGTCTTGCCCATGATTATGACCGGCAGGCAACGAAAATCTCGACGTTTATGACCAAATGCGAATTCCATACCGATAAATCGACAAAAAATGCCTGCATTCAGCTTGATGAGAACGAGGAGCTGTTCTCGGCGATAAAGGTGATGTATGAGGCTGGAGTCAACCATCTGCTGGTGACGGGTGAAAGGGGCAAGCCTGTTGGGATTGTTTCAAGCCTTGAGCTTATTAAACTTGCTGCTGCCTCATCATCGCTCCCTTAG
- a CDS encoding response regulator: protein MRLKTIPSTEQTTILAVDDNPTSLRLIQSMLERKDYRVLTAVSGRDALAVLAANADNVDIILLDRLMPEMDGIEVCEKIKADAKLRAIPVIMQTAAGRPQEIKEGIEAGVFYYLVKPLVAETLLSIIASARQKIHKYRQSEQENLQRQGGLSLVKSIQCSFKTIEDGDNLAAFLAQFFPSPDLAITGISELFLNAVEHGNLAITYELKSELIRTNRWKEEVERRLADPLYGARSVTVSYRRSSESMAIRIHDEGNGFDWERYLHVDPARATHNHGRGIAMANMMSFDELIYNDLGNEVTGIVYRRKS, encoded by the coding sequence ATGCGATTGAAAACGATTCCATCGACCGAACAGACCACGATCCTTGCCGTCGATGATAATCCCACCTCGCTTCGCCTTATTCAGTCCATGTTGGAAAGGAAGGATTACCGGGTACTGACCGCGGTCAGCGGCCGTGACGCCCTGGCGGTGCTCGCCGCTAATGCCGATAATGTTGATATCATTCTCCTTGATCGTCTTATGCCGGAGATGGATGGCATCGAGGTCTGTGAGAAGATCAAGGCGGACGCCAAACTGCGGGCCATCCCGGTCATCATGCAAACCGCGGCCGGGCGGCCACAGGAGATTAAGGAGGGTATCGAGGCCGGGGTCTTTTATTATCTGGTCAAGCCCCTGGTCGCCGAGACCCTGCTGTCGATTATTGCTTCAGCCCGGCAGAAGATCCATAAATACCGGCAAAGTGAACAGGAAAATCTCCAGCGCCAGGGCGGCCTTAGCCTGGTAAAGTCGATACAGTGCTCCTTTAAAACCATCGAGGATGGCGATAACCTGGCTGCCTTTCTTGCCCAGTTTTTCCCCAGTCCCGACCTGGCCATTACCGGTATTTCCGAGCTCTTTCTCAATGCCGTTGAGCATGGCAATCTGGCAATCACCTATGAGTTGAAAAGTGAGTTGATCCGGACCAATCGCTGGAAAGAAGAAGTGGAAAGACGGCTTGCCGATCCCTTGTATGGTGCCCGGTCGGTAACGGTTTCCTACCGGAGGTCCAGCGAGAGCATGGCGATTCGCATCCATGATGAAGGGAATGGTTTTGACTGGGAGCGCTATCTGCACGTGGATCCTGCCCGGGCCACCCATAATCACGGCCGGGGGATTGCCATGGCCAACATGATGAGCTTTGATGAACTCATCTACAATGACCTGGGCAATGAGGTGACCGGCATTGTCTACCGCCGTAAAAGTTAA